A window from Kluyveromyces lactis strain NRRL Y-1140 chromosome E complete sequence encodes these proteins:
- a CDS encoding uncharacterized protein (no similarity), whose product MTSIFLQITWTTTTTSFFFSSSISQISCTPQECQLTERRCREKLSAKASTNLLYTELVSDTTARHFPSTANPKSGYRWNLFETSHPLTSFTTIDRPERLYQDVHDPAEIGPSLPTQRLTQFQP is encoded by the coding sequence ATGACatcaatatttcttcaaatcacgtggacaacaacaacgacttctttttttttttccagttcAATTAGCCAAATCTCATGCACTCCTCAAGAATGCCAATTGACAGAACGGAGATGCAGAGAGAAACTCAGTGCGAAAGCAAGTACCAACCTTCTTTATACTGAATTGGTATCAGACACAACTGCTAGACACTTTCCCAGCACTGCTAATCCAAAGTCCGGCTACCGTTGGAATCTCTTCGAGACTTCGCACCCATTAACGTCATTTACCACGATTGACCGGCCGGAACGGCTTTACCAGGACGTCCATGATCCGGCCGAAATTGGACCATCTTTACCAACCCAGAGACTGACGCAGTTTCAACCATAG
- the EGT2 gene encoding Egt2p (weakly similar to uniprot|P42835 Saccharomyces cerevisiae YNL327W EGT2 Glycosylphosphatidylinositol (GPI)-anchored cell wall endoglucanase required for proper cell separation after cytokinesis expression is activated by Swi5p and tightly regulated in a cell cycle-dependent manner) — MVALRYLITGVLFTAVSARYSNDTSVVSSSIASTISSSSSLWSESSSLSQVSSSDIPVLPSSSSIDYSSVTDNSTTSDVSPVTSSEIPSHTTSSNSSSVTFTSTSTSDISISTPSAAIETVQVFDTLSQSQISSNPNNWFVINVDISVTAGFTGDLFLTVPDQFSNFPEGIYEVLADEDVIGSVSHNSSGVFKVSFEDVAEDYYGSFNFLTKLADKPSEPTTVDYSFEVYSGPTFSSTLTFETKSYTVSTVDTGIDEFGRPYFAVDIPYNEYSGELEFTSVAESDYEFVASYFQIVTAVDSFKNPTAASNVTAAKSNSDESTISYSFSSSVSGGQALRIIYFLSADAGTTTLKNVAQLTYPNLSVYKRDISIIFETTAYLEPVSNIELSGINSITVLTSNVDNNNSTSTSTSTSIPTSTITSTNITSSMPTVTSVSTYSNESLTYTVITRTQDGEVTEITQLVPVSTLSSSSTSSASFENTTSTARTSSASSDNSHSKSLTSSSASSEETSATLSKDSDSKFETSSTSTEEPTSSRSKDSQSTSLTSSFAPVEETSSSKSRETSSKLTSNSSEDVPSSYATVVTETVHGRTSTYTSWVSSCTACQKTDTLETTSHTETAIRTNTPSTEITNFQTFTSLESRTLSGEETEIGSFVPVTTLATDVGDAAEKTQTSLRTSTRGEEVSTLLQFLGASTSSAEQTQAVVSQYSGFANRVEYGFGSLFIAILAIII; from the coding sequence ATGGTTGCTTTAAGATATTTGATCACGGGTGTGTTATTCACTGCCGTCTCTGCTAGGTATAGTAATGATACTTCGGTTGTATCATCATCCATTgcatcaacaatttcatcGTCGTCTTCACTGTGGTCggaatcttcttcattatcacAGGTTTCGTCTAGTGACATACCAGTTTTGCCATCTTCCTCAAGTATTGACTACTCTTCGGTAACAGATAACTCTACCACTTCTGATGTGAGCCCTGTGACTTCTTCAGAAATCCCATCGCACACTACGTCTTCAAACAGCTCTTCGGTAACTTTTACTTCCACATCTACTTCGGACATATCAATTAGTACTCCATCAGCGGCTATCGAAACCGTTCAAGTGTTTGATACGCTGAGTCAGTCTCAAATATCAAGCAATCCAAACAATTGGTTTGTCATTAACGTTGACATTTCTGTCACAGCAGGCTTCACTGGTGACTTGTTTTTAACTGTTCCAGATCAATTCAGCAACTTCCCAGAAGGTATTTACGAAGTCCTGGCAGATGAAGACGTTATCGGTTCCGTTTCTCATAATTCTTCTGGTGTATTCAAGGTTAgctttgaagatgttgcTGAAGATTACTATGGatctttcaacttcttgaCCAAACTGGCAGATAAGCCAAGCGAACCAACCACTGTTGATTACAGTTTCGAAGTTTACTCTGGTCCAACTTTTTCAAGTACTTTGACTTTTGAGACAAAGAGTTACACAGTATCCACCGTTGACACTGgtattgatgaatttggtCGTCCATACTTTGCCGTAGACATACCATACAATGAATATTCAGGGGAATTGGAGTTCACTTCCGTAGCTGAAAGTGACTACGAGTTCGTTGCCTCTTATTTCCAAATTGTTACTGCTGTTGACTCTTTCAAAAACCCAACCGCTGCTTCTAATGTGACTGCTGCTAAGAGCAATTCAGATGAATCCACTATTTCCTACTCCTTCAGCTCTAGCGTATCTGGTGGCCAAGCGTTGCGTATTATTTACTTTTTATCCGCTGACGCTGGTACTACtactttgaagaatgttGCTCAATTGACTTATCCAAATTTGAGCGTGTACAAGAGAGATATATCGATTATTTTTGAGACTACTGCTTACTTGGAGCCAGTTTCCAACATTGAATTGAGTGGCATCAACTCAATTACTGTTTTGACCAGCAATGTAGACAACAATAACTCCACTTCCACTTCCACTTCCACTTCTATCCCAACTTCTACTATCACTTCAACTAACATTACATCCTCTATGCCAACCGTGACTTCTGTTTCCACATACAGTAACGAATCACTCACATATACTGTTATTACGAGGACACAAGATGGTGAAGTCACTGAAATTACTCAATTGGTTCCTGTGTCAACCCTATCATCCTCTTCTACATCATCCGCttcatttgaaaacactACTTCGACTGCAAGGACATCCTCTGCCAGCAGTGACAATTCTCATTCTAAATCTTTGACCTCTTCCTCTGCCTCAAGCGAAGAGACTTCTGCGACACTCAGTAAAGACTCTGATTCCAAATTCGAGACTTCTTCTACTTCAACTGAAGAACCCACTTCGTCCAGAAGTAAAGATTCTCAATCTACATCtttgacttcttctttcgctccagttgaagaaacctCCTCAAGCAAAAGTAGAGAAACCAGTTCCAAATTAACTTCGAACTCTTCTGAAGATGTTCCATCGTCATACGCTACTGTTGTTACTGAAACGGTCCATGGCAGAACTTCGACATATACATCATGGGTTTCCAGTTGTACAGCATGCCAAAAAACTGATACACTAGAAACTACCTCCCATACTGAAACCGCGATCCGTACTAATACTCCATCTACTGAAATAACCAATTTCCAAACCTTTACGAGCTTGGAAAGTAGAACTTTAAGCGGTGAAGAGACAGAAATTGGTTCGTTTGTGCCAGTTACAACTTTAGCGACAGATGTCGGAGATGCTGCAGAGAAAACTCAAACCTCTTTAAGAACATCCACCAGAGGTGAAGAGGTTTCAACCCTTCTACAATTCTTGGGTGCTTCTACATCATCTGCTGAACAAACACAAGCCGTAGTATCGCAATATTCCGGCTTTGCTAACCGTGTCGAATACGGCTTCGGAAGTCTATTCATTGCTATTTTGGCAATTATAATATGA
- the FIG4 gene encoding phosphatidylinositol-3,5-bisphosphate 5-phosphatase (similar to uniprot|P42837 Saccharomyces cerevisiae YNL325C FIG4 Protein required for efficient mating member of a family of eukaryotic proteins that contain a domain homologous to Sac1p), with amino-acid sequence MNIDSGPIEPLPKQKATKQRKTMKFTLSKYTIYETKKSIYIVASNKRETMFRILEIDLNGEEDNLNIAEDNVFFMRNEVMEVLRKIEEADDDALTKKLTGYGLLGVIRFTACYYLVVITEMSQVAVLGGHSIYHIDDTELVPITKSTKKRDSTELRFIQSFQNLKLSKTFYFSYTFDITNTLQTNILRQKFLSVGRSDIEVPPGIPDYNEMFMWNSYLLDPIFSCIDTVYDWFQPIIHGFIDQVNVSLFGKSIYITLIGRRSHYFAGARFLKRGVNNKGYVANEVETEQIVADMSLTSFHSPARGFFDSDKYTSFVQHRGSIPLFWSQEASNLTAKPPISINITDPFYSAAAKHFDKLFQRYGGGTIQILNLIKTKEKNPRETKLGEEFERCIKYLNQFLPDIKKLEYKAWDMSKASKSHGQMVIEFLEKYAKETVETTGIFHNGKDFQSTSVQEGVCRTNCIDCLDRTNAAQFVIGKRALGEQLHAMGIIEEKFLEYDSDIVNILTELFHDHGDTIALQYGGSHLVNTMETYRKINQWSSHSRDMVESIKRFYSNSFVDAQRQEAINLFLGHYIWSKDQPMLWDMSTDFYLHNLYEISGLRRSYRHWWLDSNIKGLHKTIQEEIIDKNNDVTVAKIFKNVRGYPNSYDNYWNEHYTPRIFVSLKDAFTFNMNSTRRYHHGKQAISPFDSRKQTSINQKLRLLTSDKKDKHVSETSRKKVEASVSPKDELNLYTAQLKEILHQSEKSLKQLDNFPIGFPVFSSDQPLSYHEFAIDDDDEIPEYGHTTFECNEYDRISNLQKNTRYAYAEPSEETLYENVINFENYKLLYDYSEYINYQSLTVSQAGISEYEKVINKADSYGNPTFI; translated from the coding sequence ATGAATATTGATTCAGGGCCTATTGAGCCCTTACCAAAGCAGAAAGCCACGAAACAACGGAAAACTATGAAGTTTACATTGAGTAAATACACCATTTATGAAACCAAGAAATCTATTTACATTGTTGCTAGTAATAAACGAGAGACAATGTTTCGAATACTTGAAATTGATCTCAATGGTGAAGAGGacaatttgaatattgCGGAAGACAATGTATTTTTCATGAGAAACGAGGTGATGGAAGTTCTTCGTAAAATTGAAGAGGCAGACGATGATGCTTTAACGAAGAAACTCACAGGCTATGGTTTATTGGGAGTAATTAGGTTCACAGCATGTTATTATTTGGTGGTAATAACTGAAATGAGTCAGGTTGCCGTTCTCGGAGGTCACTCTATTTATCATATCGACGATACAGAATTAGTTCCGATAACAAAGTCAACGAAGAAACGGGATTCCACCGAACTTCGATTTATACAATCATTCCAGAATCTTAAATTATCAAAAACCTTTTATTTCAGTTACACTTTTGATATTACTAATACATTACAAACAAACATACTGAGACAGAAGTTTCTGTCCGTTGGGAGGTCAGATATCGAAGTGCCGCCTGGCATTCCTGATTATAACGAAATGTTTATGTGGAATTCATACTTGCTTGATCCCATTTTCTCATGTATTGATACCGTATATGATTGGTTTCAACCCATTATTCATGGGTTCATTGACCAAGTCAATGTTTCACTATTCGGTAAGAGTATTTATATCACACTAATTGGTAGAAGATCCCATTATTTTGCAGGAGCTagatttttgaaaagaggTGTTAACAATAAGGGTTATGTGGCAAATGAAGTGGAAACCGAGCAGATTGTAGCTGACATGAGCCTTACATCATTTCACTCCCCTGCAAGAGGTTTTTTTGATAGTGATAAATACacttcttttgttcaacaTAGGGGATCAATACCATTGTTTTGGTCTCAGGAAGCTTCTAATTTGACCGCTAAGCCGCCCATCAGCATTAACATTACAGATCCTTTTTATAGTGCTGCAGCTAAACATTTTGATAAACTATTCCAACGATATGGTGGTGGTACTATTCAAATATTAAATctaataaaaacaaaagagaagaatCCTCGTGAAACAAAATTAggagaagaatttgaaaggtGTATTAAATATTTAAACCAGTTTCTTCCtgatatcaagaaattagaGTACAAAGCATGGGATATGAGCAAAGCATCAAAATCTCATGGTCAGATGGTGATTGAGTTTTTAGAAAAATATGCAAAGGAAACTGTGGAGACTACTGGTATCTTTCATAATGGAAAAGATTTTCAGTCAACATCTGTACAAGAGGGTGTTTGCAGAACAAATTGTATTGACTGCTTAGATAGAACAAATGCAGCTCAGTTTGTCATTGGAAAACGTGCTCTTGGTGAACAACTACATGCAATGGGAATTATCGAAGAAAAGTTTTTAGAATACGATTCGGACATCGTTAACATTTTGACTGAATTATTCCATGACCACGGTGATACCATAGCCTTACAATATGGGGGCTCCCATTTGGTGAACACAATGGAGACTTATAGAAAAATCAATCAATGGAGCTCACATTCTAGAGATATGGTTGAGAGTATCAAAAGATTTTATAGCAACTCATTTGTTGATGCTCAGCGGCAAGAAGCTATAAATCTCTTCCTAGGCCACTATATCTGGTCTAAAGATCAACCTATGCTTTGGGATATGTCAACAGATTTTTACTTGCACAACTTATATGAAATTTCGGGATTGAGGCGAAGTTACAGACATTGGTGGCTTGATTCCAACATAAAAGGCCTACATAAAACTATCCAGGAAGAGATAATTGACAAAAACAATGATGTTACTGTTGCTAAGATATTCAAGAATGTCAGAGGTTATCCAAACTCCTATGATAACTATTGGAATGAACATTATACCCCTCGAATTTTTGTATCTCTCAAAGATGCTTTCACTTTCAACATGAATTCTACCAGACGGTACCATCACGGAAAACAAGCAATCTCCCCATTCGATTCTCGCAAGCAGACTTCGATAAATCAGAAATTGAGATTGTTGACATCTGATAAGAAAGACAAACATGTCAGTGAAACTAGTAGGAAAAAAGTTGAAGCAAGTGTTTCTCCCAAAGACGAATTGAATTTATACACGGctcaattgaaagaaattcttcacCAATCAGAAAAGTCTTTAAAACAGCTGGACAATTTCCCAATAGGATTCCCGGTGTTTTCTAGCGATCAACCTCTATCATACCATGAGTTTGCtatcgatgatgatgatgagattCCAGAATATGGACACACTACCTTTGAGTGCAACGAATACGACAGAATCTCCAATTTGCAAAAGAATACTCGATATGCGTATGCAGAGCCATCAGAAGAGACATTGTATGAAAATGTAATAAATTTTGAGAATTATAAATTGCTGTATGACTATAGTGAGTATATTAATTATCAATCGCTAACGGTTTCACAGGCTGGTATATCCGAATATGAGAAAGTGATCAATAAAGCAGACAGTTACGGAAACCCCACCTTTATTTGA
- the RRP40 gene encoding exosome non-catalytic core subunit RRP40 (similar to uniprot|Q08285 Saccharomyces cerevisiae YOL142W RRP40 Ribosomal RNA Processing Rrp40p), with amino-acid sequence MSKLLLPGDVISADETQSQSISAGPGIYSDPLSQEIKATHAGLEVVTPNKKGASVYVDYNSKRYIPAVGDFVVGVIVASFGDSYRVSLCNFSNPVTLSYMAFPNASKKNKPTLKVGDLCYARVCSAYKELEAEIECMDSSKGQDAGFGLLDGGMTIEVSLAYARELLFNDSYPLLNILGNLVEFEVAIGVNGIIWLKTDDVRTTLACYRSILTCQGVSPAQFDKTIKSIFNDTLKSTDEK; translated from the coding sequence ATGTCAAAACTTTTGCTACCAGGAGACGTTATAAGTGCAGATGAAACACAATCCCAGTCGATATCAGCAGGGCCAGGAATATATAGTGATCCATTATCACAAGAGATAAAAGCTACTCACGCAGGTTTAGAAGTGGTAACACCGAACAAGAAAGGCGCATCCGTGTATGTTGATTATAACTCCAAAAGATATATTCCAGCAGTTGGAGATTTTGTAGTTGGTGTCATTGTTGCTTCCTTCGGAGACAGCTACCGCGTGTCATTGTGTAATTTCTCGAATCCGGTAACGCTATCGTACATGGCATTTCCTAATGCatccaagaagaataaacCCACCTTAAAGGTTGGTGATCTTTGTTACGCACGGGTTTGTAGTGCATACAAGGAATTAGAAGCGGAAATAGAATGTATGGATTCATCAAAGGGACAGGATGCGGGATTCGGTCTTTTAGATGGAGGAATGACGATAGAAGTATCTCTAGCATATGCAAGAGAGTTGTTGTTTAATGACTCTTACCCTCTACTCAATATATTGGGAAATCTCGTTGAATTTGAGGTGGCTATAGGAGTAAATGGTATTATATGGTTAAAGACGGACGATGTGAGGACAACATTGGCCTGTTACAGATCTATATTGACTTGTCAAGGTGTTTCTCCTGCTCAGTTCGATAAAACTATAAAAAGTATATTTAATGATACCCTCAAATCAACAGACGAGAAGTGA
- the SNG1 gene encoding Sng1p (similar to uniprot|P46950 Saccharomyces cerevisiae YGR197C SNG1 Protein involved in nitrosoguanidine resistance and weakly similar to YJR015W uniprot|P47090 Saccharomyces cerevisiae YJR015W Hypothetical ORF), whose protein sequence is MGFNDFDKMSGDDIRLVNETARERFLEGVAFDAAKDGQYMNAESSADEESQGFAGNESGRKSRTPSLAMVGEDNQDQSTSDEQAESVEEFNKESANIDDKNEEQNDGSPAEAGQPALGRVKTRFFSSKLSTHRNIFARRFALNCFLLGSLAIAMFSLYWGALYNHSSDYHNVKFIAVVEDDGDMGAGVIPIMDSAIPQFFVYNTSSFRDKYGQDVNISEKVHHLVHTKKFWGSLIVYPGTTDAFVDSLTTDDAPAFNSTDYFEFFYKTARDLSNMRASIVPLLTSIETTYKKTFFYNDYFPSVIANITNISGPNLSAAGDMNWKQIDNRPFTDYTLLGPMQVGLIYCILLTFFQLALFGPFHAMLSPLLKPKHIILYRLVTSWATYFFLSLFFCTVSAIFHVDFTLAFGRGGFVVYWMTTWILMGAVGGANENVLSILLAYCPQYLGFWLISWIIINISASFVPLVLANRFYRYGYMTPIYNAMEIYRVIFTDTYKGDMGRNYGILAAWCVLNTLLFPFVMKIVGQKFMNDAKKRAMQK, encoded by the coding sequence ATGggtttcaatgattttgaCAAGATGAGCGGTGACGATATAAGACTGGTCAACGAGACTGCTCGCGAAAGGTTTCTCGAAGGTGTTGCTTTTGATGCTGCGAAGGACGGTCAGTACATGAATGCAGAATCTAGTGCCGATGAAGAGTCCCAGGGCTTTGCCGGTAACGAAAGTGGTCGTAAATCACGTACACCTTCTTTGGCAATGGTAGGTGAAGATAACCAGGACCAATCGACTTCCGATGAACAAGCAGAATCTGTGGAGGAGTTCAATAAGGAGAGCGCCAATATTGACGATAAGAAcgaagaacaaaatgaCGGATCTCCAGCAGAAGCAGGTCAACCAGCGCTAGGAAGAGTCAAGACGAGATTTTTCTCTTCGAAATTATCGACTCACAGAAACATTTTTGCTAGGAGGTTCGCTCTCAACTGTTTCCTATTGGGCTCCCTTGCTATAGCTATGTTCTCTTTGTACTGGGGAGCTCTATATAACCATTCTTCTGACTACCACAACGTAAAGTTCATCGCAGTGGTAGAAGATGACGGGGATATGGGTGCAGGCGTGATACCTATTATGGATTCAGCAATTCCTCAGTTCTTCGTGTATAATACTTCTTCCTTTAGAGATAAGTATGGACAAGACGTGAACATCTCGGAAAAGGTACACCATTTGGTTCatacaaagaaattttgGGGGTCATTGATAGTATACCCTGGTACCACTGACGCATTTGTGGATTCGTTGACAACTGATGATGCCCCAGCTTTCAACTCCACCGATTATTTCGAATTTTTCTACAAAACAGCTAGAGATTTGTCGAACATGAGAGCTAGTATTGTACCTCTATTAACTTCCATTGAAACCACTTATAAGAAAACTTTCTTCTACAATGATTATTTCCCAAGCGTGATAGCAAATATCACAAATATATCGGGACCAAACTTATCAGCCGCAGGTGATATGAATTGGAAACAAATCGACAATAGACCATTCACCGATTACACATTACTGGGTCCAATGCAAGTCGGTTTGATTTACTGTATCTTGTTGACTTTCTTCCAACTTGCATTGTTTGGACCTTTCCATGCGATGTTGTCCCCATTATTGAAACCCAAGCATATTATTCTATACAGATTGGTAACTTCATGGGCAacttatttctttttgtcaTTGTTTTTCTGTACCGTGTCAGCAATCTTCCATGTGGATTTCACTCTTGCCTTCGGTAGAGGCGGGTTTGTCGTTTATTGGATGACTACTTGGATCTTGATGGGTGCTGTCGGTGGTGCGAACGAAAATGTTTTATCTATCCTATTGGCATATTGCCCACAGTATTTGGGTTTCTGGTTAATCTCATGGATTATTATTAACATTTCTGCCTCTTTCGTTCCATTGGTTTTGGCTAATAGATTCTATCGTTACGGTTACATGACTCCTATTTACAATGCTATGGAAATTTATAGAGTCATCTTCACAGATACTTACAAGGGGGACATGGGTAGAAACTACGGTATTTTGGCTGCTTGGTGTGTTTTGAACACTTTGCTATTCCCGTTCGTCATGAAGATCGTGGGTCAAAAATTCATGAATGATGCCAAGAAAAGAGCAATGCAAAAATAA
- the PFA3 gene encoding palmitoyltransferase PFA3 (weakly similar to uniprot|P42836 Saccharomyces cerevisiae YNL326C PFA3 Palmitoyltransferase for Vac8p one of three yeast DHHC-cysteine rich domain proteins (Pfa3p Erf2p Akr1p) with palmitoyltransferase activity required for vacuolar integrity under stress conditions), with protein sequence MLLDRIGFYFPKALSNFLILYTCCICFSRIDILPRIVNVVLLITLSSFALYTYWKIIRVGAGSPLEYSFLKIQSIDNVLNRTEQPPDIIKDNCIFVKRDGSFRFCQTCEIWKPDRCHHCSKCNKCFLKMDHHCPWFASCVGFRNQKFFVQFLAYTTVYSLYVLLMTSAQLYSWFRQMKYKSELLDLHLLVVWVLSVIAAIATFAFTTYTIWLVTKNETTIEQYEWGNIRHDLEIYGDSINCNMGSVDNVFDLGSRSANFNCVMGASWAELLLPIQVRADDPFDPYANQGLFFPVQSDTYRIYRESVNLQQRLITRLTLRPSIEHI encoded by the coding sequence ATGCTACTCGATAGGATTGggttttattttccaaaagCCCTCAGTAACTTTCTAATACTTTACACATGTTGTATTTGCTTCAGCagaattgatatattaCCAAGAATCGTGAATGTAGTGCTACTGATTACTCTGTCATCTTTTGCGTTGTACACTTATTGGAAGATTATACGAGTGGGTGCTGGAAGTCCATTAGAATATTCCTTTCTCAAAATCCAAAGTATAGATAATGTATTGAACAGGACAGAGCAGCCTCCGGACATAATAAAAGATAATTGTATCTTCGTGAAGAGAGACGGATCTTTTAGATTTTGTCAAACGTGTGAGATCTGGAAACCTGATAGATGTCATCATTGCTCAAAGTGTAATAAATGCTTCTTAAAAATGGATCATCATTGTCCTTGGTTCGCTTCTTGTGTCGGATTCAGGAACCAAAAATTCTTTGTCCAGTTCCTAGCATATACTACAGTATACTCTTTATATGTTCTACTGATGACGTCTGCTCAATTGTACAGCTGGTTCAGACAGATGAAATATAAATCAGAATTATTGGACCTCCATCTACTGGTTGTATGGGTACTTAGCGTCATTGCCGCAATAGCCACTTTTGCATTTACCACCTACACAATATGGCTTGTCACTAAAAATGAGACTACTATAGAGCAGTACGAATGGGGTAATATCAGACATGATCTAGAAATATATGGAGATAGTATTAATTGCAATATGGGATCAGTTGACAATGTTTTTGATTTGGGATCTAGGTCTGCAAATTTCAATTGCGTGATGGGTGCCAGTTGGGCGGAATTACTTTTACCAATCCAGGTAAGAGCTGATGATCCATTTGATCCATATGCAAATCAAGGTTTGTTTTTTCCGGTTCAGAGTGATACATATAGAATATATCGCGAAAGCGTGAACTTGCAGCAACGTTTGATTACGAGACTAACTCTAAGACCGTCGATAGAACACATCTAA
- the MDJ2 gene encoding Mdj2p (similar to uniprot|P42834 Saccharomyces cerevisiae YNL328C MDJ2 Protein of the mitochondrial inner membrane function partially overlaps that of Mdj1p which is a chaperone involved in folding of mitochondrially synthesized proteins in the mitochondrial matrix member of the DnaJ family) gives MVLPIIVGIGITTIAVVARSGLRAWDKYCRLTPLMIAQFNNIHIPFKDLDQFGSKYRTRLSPELLTKLDRYPGGFYDKMSETEALLILGISAREIEALDERLLRQKHRRAMIMNHPDKGGSPFIASKINQARDLLANSVILKGPRD, from the coding sequence ATGGTTTTGCCTATTATTGTCGGTATTGGAATAACCACGATTGCCGTGGTTGCTCGTTCTGGGCTACGAGCATGGGATAAGTACTGTCGCTTGACACCACTGATGATTGCGCAGTTTAATAACATTCATATTCCGTTTAAGGATTTGGATCAGTTTGGATCAAAATATAGAACGAGATTATCTCCAGAACTATTAACGAAATTAGATAGATACCCGGGAGGGTTTTATGACAAGATGTCAGAGACCGAAGCATTGCTGATATTGGGCATTTCAGCCCGGGAGATTGAAGCGCTCGATGAAAGGTTGTTGAGACAGAAACATCGAAGAGCGATGATTATGAATCATCCAGATAAAGGTGGAAGTCCGTTTATCGCTTCCAAAATCAACCAGGCAAGGGACCTCCTAGCAAATAGTGTAATACTAAAAGGACCACGTGATTAA